In one Anticarsia gemmatalis isolate Benzon Research Colony breed Stoneville strain chromosome 9, ilAntGemm2 primary, whole genome shotgun sequence genomic region, the following are encoded:
- the CaMKI gene encoding calcium/calmodulin-dependent protein kinase I — MPLFGKKDFGRKSKKDGRESEKQPSIEDKYTVKDLLGTGAFSEVRLIESKENGQLFACKIIDKKALKGKEDSLENEIRVLKRFSEQAKGEGAEKKMFSHPNIVQLLETYEDKNKVYLVMELVTGGELFDRIVEKGSYTEKDASNLIRQVLEAVDYMHSQGVVHRDLKPENLLYYSADEDSKIMISDFGLSKIEDSGIMATACGTPGYVAPEVLAQKPYGKAVDVWSIGVISYILLCGYPPFYDENDANLFAQILKGDFEFDSPYWDDISDSAKDFIRHLMCVDVDKRYTCKQALAHPWISGNAASNKNIHGTVSEQLKKNFAKSRWKQAYHATTVIRQMQKMALNSSSSSRNANAQSKQ; from the exons ATGCCTCTATTCGGTAAAAAAGATTTCGGACGAAAGTCCAAAAAAGATGGTAGAGAATCGGAGAAACAACCATCAATCGAAGACAAGTACACCGTCAAAGATCTACTTGGTACAGGAGCATTTTCTGAGGTACGTCTGATAGAGAGTAAAGAAAACGGACAGCTTTTCGCATGCAAAATTATCGATAAGAAAGCCCTCAAAGGTAAAGAAGATTCACTAGAAAATGAAATTCGGGTTTTGAAAAGATTCAGTGAACAAGCGAAAGGTGAGGGTGCGGAGAAGAAAATGTTTTCTCATCCGAATATCGTCCAGCTGCTCGAAACAtatgaagataaaaataaagtttatctaGTGATGGAATTGGTCACAGGTGGTGAATTGTTTGACAGAATAGTTGAAAAAGGCTCTTACACCGAAAAAGATGCTTCCAATCTAATAAGACAAGTGTTGGAGGCTGTTGATTACATGCACTCTCAAGGTGTAGTGCACAGGGATCTGAAACCAGAAAATTTACTGTACTACAGTGCTGATGAAGATAGCAAGATCATGATCAGTGACTTTGGTTTGTCAAAGATTGAAGACTCGGGCATTATGGCGACAGCTTGCGGAACACCAGGCTATGTGGCACCTGAAGTACTGGCTCAGAAACCATATGGCAAGGCTGTGGATGTTTGGAGTATAGGAGTCATATCATACATTTTGCTGTGTGGTTATCCACCATTTTATGATGAAAATGATGCCAATCTGTTTGCTCAGATCCTGAAGGGAGATTTTGAATTTGACTCGCCTTATTGGGATGACATTAGTGATTCTGCTAAAGATTTCATTCGACATTTAATGTGTGTGGATGTGGACAAGAGATACACCTGCaa GCAAGCTTTGGCACATCCATGGATTTCAGGAAATGCTGCCAGCAACAAGAACATCCATGGTACTGTGTCTGAGCAACTCAAGAAGAACTTTGCCAAATCTCGCTGGAAACAGGCATACCATGCTACAACTGTTATCAGACAAATGCAGAAGATGGCACTGAACAGCAGCAGCTCAAGTCGCAATGCCAATGCTCAGTCCAAACAATAG
- the Slh gene encoding sec1 family domain containing Slh translates to MTTLRERQLNALKQMLNLNQPLTKSVACEPTWKVLIYDRVGQDVISPLISVKELRELGVTLHVQLHSDRDPIPEVPAVYFCAPTEENLGRICQDLDNGIYDQYHLNFISPITRQKLEDLAASAIQSNSAVNIHKVYDQYLNFICLEDDLFIMKHQQSDSLSYYAINRGDTKDTEMEAIMDSIVESLFSVFVTLGNVPIIRSSKGNAAEMVAKKLDKKLRENLWDARNNLFHGNTGQVGSFSFTRPMLILLDRNLDMATPLHHTWTYQALAHDVLDLSLNRAVVPENVGAATVPEKKAKTRVCDLDSKDPLWTEHKGSPFPTVAEAIQEDLDKYRSSEAEVKKLKSSMGLDGESDLALSMVSDNTQRLTSAVNSLPQLMEKKRLIDMHTTIATAILNAIKSRRLDSFFELEEKIMSKSSSVESKAVMDLISDPSAGTAEDKMRLFIIYYLCTSQIPDDEYKKFEAALASANCDVNPMAYMRRWKGFTKMSSQYEGGGTKTVSMFSKLVSQGSSFVMEGVKNLVVKKHKLPVSRAVEAALGAGGEAGAELAWLDPRAARTDAAARARAAKHPPPTDAVVFVVGGGNYIEYHNLLDFAKQQAASGTSRKIIYGATTLPNASQFMKQLSLLGEEIQ, encoded by the exons ATGACTACTTTACGTGAACGTCAACTCA ATGCTTTAAAGCAAATGCTAAACCTGAATCAGCCTTTAACTAAAAGTGTCGCTTGTGAACCGACATGGAAGGTGTTAATCTACGACAGAGTGGGCCAGGATGTTATATCTCCATTGATATCTGTCAAGGAGCTTAGAGAGCTCGGAGTTACTCTTCACGT TCAACTACATTCTGACCGTGACCCAATACCGGAAGTACCAGCTGTATACTTCTGTGCCCCAACAGAAGAGAACCTTGGCCGTATCTGCCAGGACCTGGACAATGGGATCTATGACCAGTATCACTTGAACTTCATATCTCCTATCACAAGGCAGAAACTTGAGGATCTAGCTGCATCAGCCATACAGTCCAATTCTGCAGTGAACATCCACAAAGTATATGACCAGTATTTGAACTTTATATGCCTTGAAGATGATCTCTTTATTATGAAGCATCAGCAGTCAGACTCTTTATCCTACTATG CTATCAACCGAGGTGACACAAAAGACACTGAAATGGAAGCAATAATGGACAGCATAGTTGAAAGTCTATTCTCAGTATTTGTGACATTAG GAAATGTTCCTATTATAAGGAGTAGTAAAGGTAATGCTGCAGAAATGGTTGCTAAGAAACTCGATAAAAAGCTACGAGAAAACTTGTGGGATGCAAGAAATAATCTTTTCCATGGCAACACTGGTCAAGTCGGTTCATTCAGCTTCACACGGCCTATGTTAATATTGCTGGATAGGAATCTTGACATGGCAACACCTTTACATCACACATGGACATACCAGGCTTTGGCTCATGATGTCCTGGACTTGTCACTAAATAG AGCAGTGGTACCTGAAAATGTTGGTGCAGCAACTGTACCAGAGAAAAAAGCAAAGACGCGCGTCTGTGACCTGGACTCCAAAGACCCCTTGTGGACAGAACATAAAGGCAGCCCTTTCCCAACTGTCGCTGAAGCTATACAAGAAGATCTCGATAAATATAG GAGCTCAGAGGCTGAAGTAAAGAAACTAAAGTCGTCTATGGGTTTGGACGGCGAGAGTGACCTCGCCCTCAGCATGGTGAGTGACAACACTCAACGACTGACCAGTGCCGTTAACTCACTCCCACAACTCATGGAGAAGAAGCGACTTATTGATATGCACACTACTATTGCAACTG cCATCCTAAACGCCATTAAATCAAGGCGACTAGACTCATTTTTCGAATTAGAAGAGAAAATTATGAGTAAAAGCAGCAGCGTTGAAAGCAAAGCTGTAATGGACCTTATTTCGGATCCCAGCGCTGGTACGGCTGAGGACAAAATGAGgctgtttattatttattatctgtgcACGTCGCAGATACCTGACGATGAGTACAAAAAGTTTGAAGCCGCGCTAGCCAGCGCTAACTGCGATGTCAACCCAATGGCTTACATGAGGAGGTGGAA AGGTTTCACGAAAATGTCGAGCCAGTACGAAGGTGGCGGTACAAAAACCGTTTCTATGTTCTCAAAACTCGTGTCCCAAGGATCTTCGTTTGTTATGGAGGGCGTCAAGAATTTGGTGGTGAAAAAACAT AAGCTGCCGGTGTCGCGCGCGGTGGAGGCGGCGCTGGGCGCGGGCGGCGAGGCGGGCGCGGAGCTGGCGTGGCTGGACCCGCGCGCCGCGCGCACCGACGCCGCGgcccgcgcgcgcgccgccaaGCACCCGCCGCCCACCGACGCCGTGGTCTTCGTCGTCGGCGGCGGCAACTACATCGAGTACCACAACCTGCTGGACTTCGCCAAG CAACAAGCGGCGAGTGGCACATCGAGGAAGATCATCTACGGCGCGACGACGCTGCCTAACGCGTCGCAGTTTATGAAGCAACTCTCCCTGCTCGGCGAGGAAATTCAGTAG